GTTATCAGGTTATttacaacagcaacaaacagTATTCAGTAATAGGTATGAAACTAATGTGTAGGCTTTGTAGTTTTGAGATTGAGGAATGTAATCTGGAACCATGCATGGATTCCTGGAGTTTAAAGAGTTAAAGAAGTTTCTGTCTTTCATGCTGGCCCTAAACTCCCACTCCCTGCCCTTAAACTACACAAATCTGTCTATGGCTTGGTTTACTGAACAGCCTGTAATGCTTTACCTGCTGGTTTTGGTGCGGTTGTGGGCGTGTGTTTAGCCAAAGCAGTcagcatgtaaacattttcaGAATTGGTGCTTTGGTACACCAAGTCCACATTTGGAACAGAAGAAAAGATCTGGTTTCAAGCCTTTTCATTCCAGTCCAGACTTCAAAGAAACAGACCATAATGGACTGGATATGTGAAGTCAGAATTATCAGATTTATGGTTTTCTGTGGCCAGTAGttctggatttttttccctACCAAACCACACTTACAGAGGCTTATCCAAATTATACTCAAATAACATTCAAGGGAGTGTATGTGAGTGTCTCTCCTGCTTTGCATGTGTGGGTGGGGTGGAGAAAATGCTAAAGGGCTTCTGGATTTGTGTTTCCAGGCACAATAGCTGGGAGCCACAGGAGAACCTCCTTGACCCAAGACTGCTGGCTGCATTTAACAAGAGGTGAGGGGGTTGGACGAACAGCGAGATGTTCCTCCTCCATGTGCAAATAATATGGACTGCAACGCTTGGCCAAGCGTCAATGGTGCACCATTCTCAGCCATTCAGTACTTTGGACATACATATGGATTTTAGAGCTGCCAAAGGGctcattcaaataaacattctTGCGTTAGCACCTGGTAGCTCTGCCATACTTTGTTGTTTAGTTCAACGACCGATTCCCCCCATAGGATCAGTTTAAAtgcaaaagaaaataacaacagACTTTCATAGTCAAATACTGAGAGTTTAGCCCTTGCTAAGGTGTGTGAAGAATAAAAGTTTGCTTATAAGGTGAAGAAAAGAGACAGCTCAAAAGAAGagtagttgttttgtttttaaaaaaaaaaggtgcctAAAGCTGCAGGGAGGCTGTGTACAGGAAATGTGGAGGCGAGATTGTTAATTCATAAAAACAGGAACTAGATTTCTCAACTTGCTGCTGCGTTTTACAGTTGTTAACGATGGCTTAACGATTTTTGCTCTTTCCTTAGCTTTGAACAAAgctctggcaaaaaaaaaacacagagacatGGTGATCCATCATTGGGCATTTGTAAATCTAATATTATAGTAGAATCTTTATAAAAGTTCAGagtgttttattaaatatgttaCATTGTTAAGAATCAATTTTTTAGCATACTCAGGAATGAAAATATCTTTGAATGGAGGTTTGTGTACTGTGCACAAATTGTAGTTTCTAACTCATGTGGTTTTACTCCATATTCAGGGAGCAGGAACGAGAGCTGTTACTCCAGAAAAGAGGAAAACGACCTCGTGGAAGACCGCGGAAAATCATGGTAAGGTAGTTCCGCAGTAGAATGCTCACCtacatcttaaaaataaaggtgccaaaggTTCTTTGGAATGATGCCATAGTcaaaccatttttggttccctaaagactTCCATGGCATAAGTTTATAACAATATAACCACTTAATAATTTCGCATTGTTTTCCAAGTAGTTAATAAGCTTTGTGATCTTGACAAACAAAGGATCATAAGGCAGGGTCCAACTCAGTCCAGCACAGTAATTTCTTTGTCCTAACAACTGAATGAACTAAATTAATGAAGCTAAATTAATTACTATGTATAGTTATTGGAAGAGAGTAGAGAAATGACCAAACTGTGCTGAGCTCTGGCCCTCCAGCACCGCAAATTGGAGACCCCTGGCATAAGAGATTAAAACTACACTATGTGAGATTTGAGGATCTCTgttagaaatgtgtaattgtacaCAACATGCAGAGGAATATTTTGTAATGTTGGTTACACATCATAATTATTCCCTGaatggatgaatctgataatGATGATCACGATGAAAACATAAGAGACCTCTTGGTGAAAAGCTTGTCTTCCAAGGATGTAAGCGAATTTTCTACTATTGtcctcatatcttcatcagtattatgttcatttttgtatttaagatgtaaatatGGAGTCGGACCTTtattttgagcctgtgtgtgacaTTAATGCATAAAGATCAATGACATGGACAAACTCCTGCAATCCTGCAGCTCTGCATGGACATAATATTGTAGCATGTTTTTTCCCTAATTCAGtaaaaagctgttttaaaacagtctTACATAGTAAAGCTTTAAACAATTAAttgttagtttatttattttattagttgttTCCAGACTTGTAGTGGATGTGTTCACCAattaatgtttttctgttttggtaTTTTGTCAGGAAACTGTTCCACAGGTCTCAAAATCAAGTAgttcctcatcatcatcatcttcatctggctcctcctcctcttcgtcctcctcttcctcttcatctGAGGATGACGATGATGACGATGACGGGAAGCCGAAGCTGAGCCCCCGTCCGAGGGAACTGCATCCCGTTCCACAGAAAAAGGCTCAGATTTTAGTTGCCAAACCGGACCCCCCGAAGAAGAAGAGAGGCAGGAAACCTCTGGCGCCAGAGCTAAAGGCCTTGCGGCAGAGTCAAGCCAAGAGTTCACGAAAGCCTATGCCCAAAGACTCTCTGTCTGACTTGCGAGGCAGCATCAAGAAACCCCTTATGCCTGCCAGCTTCACCTACACAGGCATGAATCGAGCTGCCAACAGGGAGCCAATGGCAATGCAGAGCAGAGGATCCTTTAACCACAATGCATCTTCGAAGAGCTCTCTGGGTTCGTTGGGTCCAGGTCGCCCAGTGGGATCGCTTGGACGGCCATCGCAAGGGAAAAGCACTGCAGATTTTAAACTCTCCGACATGGCGAGTGGAGGAGGAGGACTGGATTTAAAAGCGTCAGCATGCAAGTCCCCGGGAGTGGCATCCCTTAGTTTACACAACCCAAAACTTACAACCTGCAATTCCAATGGACAGGCAGCAGTGGGAGCTCCTAACTggacaaaaaaacaggaatctCTGGCACAAAGTCCATTGCAACGACCGGCCAACAACAAACCTGCAACTGCTTTGTCCTCTGCAAAAAACAGTAACCAGACCACAAGCCTCCAGAATGCCACCCTACATAGTGTTAGCAAAATGGCACAAGGTAGTGACACTTCTGCAGTTGATGGTCAAGGCTCTATCCATCGGAACTCTGGAAGCACAGTGAGAAAAGGCCTAACACAAGAGAAAAGTCTTTTGCTGAATCCGACCAGTCAAGCAACAGGATTGGGAATAGTGGGAACCCGCAATAACAGTATGCCTGTTGGGGTGGAGAGGGTAAAATCAGAGGATTGCAGTGACCCAGCGGAGAGATTTGGGAAACCAAACCAAGGTAGGCCCCAGAAAGGCCTGAACTTCCCACCTACTTTGGACAGAAATGGCTCCAAAGACGGCACCAAGATGGCGAAGACACTGAGCGAAATGAGCACAGGGGAAGAGGGAACAAGTTCTGAATCTGAGCATGAGTCTTCGTTATCCAGCAAAAGGCAGGATCTCTCTATTGGTGTGCAGGCAAGCCAGGACTGGAGGCCCACACGCAGCCTGATAGAACACGTTTTTGTCACCGACGTCACCGCCAACCTAGTCACAGTCACCGTGAAGGAGTCTCCCACCAGTGTTGGCTTCTTCAGTATCCGGAATTACTAATCGTTTGTGAACTATTTTGGTGCTTGGAAGACTTCAGAAACATTTTGTTCTCTACTCACATCTCCAGGATTTTATACTGGgagttttcatctttttttaatttttaattttctttctttttttttattcaaagaaCCGTCTCAATTTGCCATTTAAAAGGTAGAGCAGACTGACTCAACATTCTCTAACAAACATTGACATTGCAGTGCATTTGCAGTTGGCTCTATATTGTTCAGAAACAAGAGCCTACAAGCCAAATGAACTAGCGTAAAGGGAGgacaacattctagaacaaagTAAAATGGGGCTGGAGTGGGAGACAATCTGGAGACTCCCAACAATCACACACAGAGATAGTGAAGGTATAAGGTTTGTAAGTGTTTGTTAGAGGATGTGTGGTCAGTGGCCTTAAAATAGGAGACCAAACTTAAGACTGGAAGATATGATACATGATTGAGAAAATGCTCTTTATGTACGTCTTCAATCAGGTGCTTTGCTAAGTGGTGCTTAGTGAAAGAAGAAACACAGTCTTGTAGGTCACATTTTTATACTATGTTACAACCAATGTGTCTTATACTAAGTCAGCGGACATATATGCGAGCCTCGTCATGGATATCGGAGCAAACGTGGTTAAATGTTCTCAAACAGTATTGTTTACAAGAGCACAAAACTACAGAAGAAGACAACTTTTAAACTTAtccaaagtttttttgtttgttattttggccagtttaaagtggccagttttaGATTTGTGAAGCTTTCGCCTTGCTAGAACTATAAGCAGCAGTCTCAAGAGCAGTTTAGCATTGTTCTGTTCTGGCTAATATGTGGCCTTCTCTTTGATAGCATTTGAAATCTCcatctttatttattgtttcttactgtgttgtgttttttagaTTGtgtaaaaacagtaaacaatctTTTTTGtaggaaaaaagctgaaaactcattttaaatcaaacttTCATGAAGCATGGACTTGACacagtttattttaaatgagaCATGTTTGAGTTAAGGGTTAGAATGTgaatcttaaaggggaattccactgatttttcaggaTCACTGACATGTAAATGAAGTcttccagagtggtttgatgtggtgtaacgtagagaaatttactgacttagctgtatttattttctttgaatGGCCAAAACCTAATCGCAAAACTATCATTAAACAACGTCTCAGGCAACAagtaatgtatttatatataaaatgtctcattttaCATATGAGGGTGTTtttaggctgcgttcacattaccaggttgaaatgccacaaatccaatttttttgttGCGCTATCTGTTTTGTGGtcatgcgaccttaatgtgaacGCCCCactcggaattcatgtgcttttttccactgtgcgTCTGCCAACATTCAGCGTTACCGTGgcagcagtaaaaaaaaaaagcaacacatctcatCTTTTTTGCCTTCGTCTTACTCTATTAATGACGCTGAGAGCTGTTCCGAGTTAATTATCTATGCAGCGAaggctcgttctgctcgttggtttgtttgctgatgatgcGTGTGACGCACGTGGTTCATTCACGTTACGTTACTGATTAAGTAGATTGTGCACATGTGGGTCTTTTCGGGACGTTGGCTCATTCCCATTAATGACCGATTCTAATCATGTACATAAATGAGTGTGATATCATGTCACGGatatcagatttgagcaaaaaatctgacTTGAGCAGTGatcccaaacaccaccattgtTTCTCTAGACCAgtatcatttcacatcaaactacttaagactttgtttacatcttaaccatttgattatgcagaaaatttgaaaaataggtACAATTCCCCTTTTAAGAAAACTGGCAGCTTTTCTTTCCAAATTCATTTGTCCTTAGTCGCTTAACTGAAAGGATTTTAATTTATCTCTGTAGAGGGTTCAGATCTTTCAAATCTCAAGTGCCttgttgtttcagtgtttagCCAGTGAGGTGCTTAACAGAATCTATTATGGGTTATAGTTCCTCTGCTCTGGTCAGTATATATGTATGCAGTTTCTGTGGCAAAGAGGTTCCAGTCTTTGAAAACCTCCAGCcagttttaatttaaatgttttttttttttttatttttttttttttttgtagtaatTGTCAGGGTAGGTTCCGTTCAGTCCACAATATTGATAGCACCAAACAGCTACAGGTAGCTAATTGTCTTTTTTAGTTCTGGTCTATTTTGTCAAGAGGCCTCTGAGGTTATCTTACAATGGACATGGATCTTTTTAAATCTAGATATTCCGGCATGCCTTCAGTAGACACAAGTTTGATTACATGGTTGCAACATGTACTTCAAGCAGCCAATTAAACCACATTTTCATCTGTAACGGTCTGTTTGTgcgtgtgcatatgtgtgtgtgtgtgagtgtctgtctgtgtaatcCTGAGAATTGAAACTACCAGTAGTAGCAAGGAAGAGCTTCATTACTTAGTGTGGTTGTGCTATCAGCGTCTCTCTTGTCCAACACTAGGGTAAGGGGAGGGTGATAGCCTATCTCATTGGCTCATAGGGGCAGAGATAAGACAGGGAACGAACTTAGGTTACTCCTTCGCACGCTTCTGTCTTTCTGTACCAGGGGCTCCTTATATTTCTCATGTGGTGAGGCAAAAGGCATGCCAGATAATGGCTGCTTTCTGCTGGAGACCACTGGAAGAATGTCTTTTGAAAGGTCTGCAATCAGAAGCACAGCTGAGTGGGATTCCTTTAGCACAGAATGAATTTAAATGGCTCATATGGAAAactacagtgtgttttttttttaatgtagtgtcTAAACATTGAAGATTCAAAACTACCCATTCACTCTCAGTGCATGCAGCCCATATATGAAAGCTGGGGTGCAGAACAATTGTTTTAGTGATG
This portion of the Pygocentrus nattereri isolate fPygNat1 chromosome 1, fPygNat1.pri, whole genome shotgun sequence genome encodes:
- the cbx2 gene encoding chromobox protein homolog 2, producing the protein MEELSAMGEQVFDAECILNKRLRKGKLEYLVKWRGWSAKHNSWEPQENLLDPRLLAAFNKREQERELLLQKRGKRPRGRPRKIMETVPQVSKSSSSSSSSSSSGSSSSSSSSSSSSEDDDDDDDGKPKLSPRPRELHPVPQKKAQILVAKPDPPKKKRGRKPLAPELKALRQSQAKSSRKPMPKDSLSDLRGSIKKPLMPASFTYTGMNRAANREPMAMQSRGSFNHNASSKSSLGSLGPGRPVGSLGRPSQGKSTADFKLSDMASGGGGLDLKASACKSPGVASLSLHNPKLTTCNSNGQAAVGAPNWTKKQESLAQSPLQRPANNKPATALSSAKNSNQTTSLQNATLHSVSKMAQGSDTSAVDGQGSIHRNSGSTVRKGLTQEKSLLLNPTSQATGLGIVGTRNNSMPVGVERVKSEDCSDPAERFGKPNQGRPQKGLNFPPTLDRNGSKDGTKMAKTLSEMSTGEEGTSSESEHESSLSSKRQDLSIGVQASQDWRPTRSLIEHVFVTDVTANLVTVTVKESPTSVGFFSIRNY